A single window of Salvia splendens isolate huo1 chromosome 8, SspV2, whole genome shotgun sequence DNA harbors:
- the LOC121745661 gene encoding glycine-rich cell wall structural protein-like, whose amino-acid sequence MGRNLRNGGVFAVMLLLGLFALQIADGRRLEKDTLGGGGLGGGGGFGGGGGLGGGGGLGGGGGAGGGLGGGSGGGLGGGGGKGGGFGGGVGGGGGKGGGFGGGVGGGAGGGAGGGAGGGFGGGAGGGKGGGFGGGSGGGIGGGAGGGAGGGFGGGAGGGKGGGFGGGSGGGIGGGAGGGAGGGFGGGAGGGKGGGFGGGSGGGAGGGAGGGFGGGKGGGFGGGSGGGVGGGAGGGFGGGSGGGGGLGGGSGGGFGGGAGGGFGGGAGGGGGFGGGH is encoded by the coding sequence ATGGGGAGGAATTTAAGAAATGGAGGGGTGTTTGCTGTGATGTTGTTGTTGGGGTTGTTTGCTTTGCAGATTGCTGATGGTAGGAGGCTTGAGAAGGACACGTTGGGTGGCGGTGGCCTTGGTGGAGGCGGAGggtttggtggtggtggtggccttggcggcggtggtggactAGGTGGTGGAGGCGGAGCTGGTGGTGGGCTCGGGGGAGGTTCTGGTGGAGGGctaggaggtggtggtggcaaGGGAGGAGGGTTTGGTGGAGGCgttggaggtggtggtggcaaGGGGGGAGGGTTTGGTGGAGGTGTCGGAGGTGGTGCTGGTGGAGGAGCTGGAGGTGGAGCAGGTGGAGGGTTTGGAGGTGGTGCAGGAGGTGGAAAGGGTGGAGGGTTTGGTGGAGGTTCCGGTGGAGGAATTGGAGGAGGAGCTGGGGGTGGAGCCGGTGGAGGATTTGGAGGTGGTGCTGGAGGTGGAAAGGGTGGAGGGTTTGGTGGAGGTTCCGGTGGAGGAATTGGAGGAGGAGCTGGGGGTGGAGCCGGTGGAGGATTTGGAGGTGGTGCTGGAGGTGGAAAGGGCGGAGGGTTTGGTGGAGGTTCGggtggaggagctggaggaggtgCCGGTGGAGGATTTGGAGGTGGAAAGGGAGGAGGGTTTGGTGGAGGTTCTGGTGGAGGAGTTggaggaggagctggaggagggtTTGGAGGTGGATCGGGAGGTGGAGGCGGTCTAGGAGGTGGATCAGGAGGAGGGTTTGGTGGGGGTGCTGGTGGTGGATTTGGCGGAGGAGCCGGAGGAGGTGGAGGTTTTGGTGGCGGACATTAG
- the LOC121743083 gene encoding stachyose synthase-like, whose amino-acid sequence MAPPNDPANAINTSPKLMKNDTVFDLSGGKLSVHNVTLLSEVPATVTFRSFSSVVKSSTAPPELFHRATSLSHNGGFLGFSQRTPSDRLTTSIGKFTGRDFLSIFRFKTWWSTQWVGTSGSDIQLETQWIMLDLPEIRSYAVVIPIIDGSFRSALQPGLDGHLLLCAESGSSAVKAAALGVIAYVHVSDNPYTLMRDAYTAVRCHLGTFRLLEEKAPPPLLDKFGWCTWDAFYLTVEPAGIWHGVKEFTDGGLHPRFLIIDDGWQSINVDSQDLHEDTKNLVLGGTQMTARLHRFEECEKFRKYQAGSMEGAEAPSFDPKKPKMLISKAIELEMAEKAKDKAMLAGVADLSELEFEIEKLKRELEDMCGGEKGSSENGCYGKTEDTGMKAFTKELRSNFKGLDDIYVWHALAGAWGGVRPGATHLKTKIVPCKLSPGLDGTMSDLAVVKIVEGSIGLVDPDQADDFYDSMHSYLANVGITGVKVDVIHTLEYVSEDYGGRVALAKAYYKGLSKSLKKNFNGTGLISSMQQCNDFFFLGTEQISMGRVGDDFWFQDPNGDPMGVYWLQGVHMIHCAYNSMWMGQFIQPDWDMFQSDHCCAKFHAGSRAICGSPVYVSDSLGGHDFDLLKKLVFQDGTIPKCIHFALPTRDCLFKNPLFDSKSILKIWNFNKYGGVIGAFNCQGAGWDPKEQRIRGYSECYKPLTASVLVSDLEWDQKAEAVSLGEAEEYAVYLTEAEKIVLTTLESDPILVTLQPSTFEIFSFVPIKKIGNDAKFAPIGLTNMFNSGGTIQGLVYNEALAKIEVKGEGTFLAYSSIAPKKSYVNGDEVLFQWSEDGKLQVSIPWYEECGGISNLTFVY is encoded by the exons ATGGCGCCACCAAACGACCCCGCCAACGCAATCAACACCTCTCCCAAACTCATGAAAAACGACACTGTTTTCGACCTCTCCGGCGGCAAGCTCTCCGTTCATAACGTGACGCTTCTCTCCGAGGTTCCGGCCACCGTCACCTTCCGCAGCTTCTCCTCCGTCGTGAAGTCCTCCACCGCCCCGCCGGAGCTCTTCCATCGTGCTACATCCCTCTCCCACAACGGCGGCTTCCTCGGCTTCAGCCAGCGCACTCCCTCCGACCGCCTCACCACCTCCATCGGAAAATTCACCGGCCGCGACTTCCTCAGCATCTTCCGATTCAAAACATGGTGGTCGACTCAGTGGGTGGGCACCTCCGGCTCCGACATCCAGTTGGAAACCCAGTGGATCATGCTCGACCTCCCCGAGATCAGATCCTACGCCGTCGTTATCCCGATCATCGATGGCAGCTTCCGCTCTGCTTTACAGCCAGGGCTGGACGGCCACCTGCTCCTTTGCGCCGAGAGCGGCTCCTCGGCCGTCAAGGCGGCCGCGCTGGGCGTCATCGCGTACGTCCACGTGTCGGACAATCCCTACACGCTGATGCGGGACGCCTACACGGCCGTGCGATGCCACCTCGGCACCTTCCGCCTCCTCGAGGAGAAGGCGCCCCCGCCCCTCCTGGACAAGTTCGGGTGGTGCACGTGGGACGCCTTCTACCTCACGGTGGAGCCCGCCGGGATCTGGCACGGCGTTAAAGAGTTCACCGACGGCGGGCTCCACCCGCGGTTCCTGATCATCGACGACGGATGGCAGAGCATCAACGTCGACAGCCAGGACCTGCACGAGGACACCAAGAACCTCGTTCTTGGTGGCACTCAGATGACCGCCCGCCTCCATCGGTTCGAGGAGTGCGAGAAGTTCCGGAAGTATCAAGCGGGGTCGATGGAGGGGGCCGAAGCCCCCTCGTTCGACCCCAAAAAACCCAAAATGCTGATCAGCAAAGCGATCGAGTTGGAGATGGCAGAAAAGGCTAAAGACAAAGCAATGCTAGCCGGTGTAGCCGATCTCTCCGAGTTAGAATTCGAAATTGAAAAACTGAAAAGGGAGCTAGAAGACATGTGCGGTGGCGAGAAGGGCTCGTCGGAAAATGGTTGCTACGGCAAGACGGAGGACACCGGTATGAAGGCATTCACAAAGGAATTGAGGAGTAATTTCAAAGGATTAGATGATATCTACGTTTGGCACGCATTGGCCGGGGCGTGGGGTGGGGTTAGGCCCGGGGCAACTCACCTCAAGACGAAGATCGTGCCTTGCAAGCTCTCCCCGGGCCTCGATGGCACCATGTCGGATCTTGCCGTCGTCAAGATTGTCGAGGGCTCCATCGGCCTCGTCGACCCGGATCAAGCCGATGACTTCTATGACTCTATGCACTCTTATCTAGCTAATGTAGGGATCACGGGAGTCAAGGTGGATGTTATTCAT ACACTTGAATATGTGAGTGAGGACTATGGGGGCAGAGTTGCTCTTGCAAAGGCTTATTACAAGGGTTTGTCCAAATCTCTAAAGAAGAATTTCAATGGAACTGGTCTTATTTCCAGCATGCAGCAGTGTAATGATTTCTTCTTCCTTGGAACCGAGCAGATCTCAATGGGAAGAGTCg GGGATGACTTTTGGTTCCAAGACCCAAATGGAGATCCAATGGGAGTTTATTGGCTACAAGGGGTCCACATGATCCACTGTGCCTACAATAGTATGTGGATGGGACAATTCATCCAACCAGATTGGGACATGTTCCAATCCGACCATTGTTGTGCCAAGTTCCACGCTGGATCAAGAGCTATTTGTGGAAGCCCAGTTTATGTGAGTGACTCTTTGGGAGGCCATGATTTTGATCTTCTGAAAAAGCTTGTGTTCCAAGATGGTACAATCCCTAAATGTATACATTTTGCTCTCCCAACAAGAGATTGCCTCTTTAAGAACCCCCTCTTTGATAGCAAGTCCATCCTCAAGATTTGGAACTTCAACAAG TACGGAGGTGTCATCGGGGCATTCAACTGCCAGGGTGCCGGGTGGGACCCCAAGGAGCAGAGGATCAGGGGCTATTCGGAGTGCTACAAGCCCCTTACCGCCTCGGTCCTCGTGTCTGATCTTGAGTGGGATCAAAAGGCCGAAGCCGTTAGCCTCGGGGAAGCCGAGGAGTATGCTGTTTACCTAACTGAGGCCGAAAAGATTGTCTTGACAACACTCGAATCGGATCCTATCTTGGTTACTCTGCAGCCCTCGACGTTCGAAATCTTTAGCTTCGTCCCGATCAAGAAGATCGGGAACGATGCTAAGTTCGCGCCAATTGGACTGACCAACATGTTTAACAGTGGAGGGACGATTCAAGGGCTGGTGTACAACGAGGCTTTGGCCAAGATCGAGGTTAAAGGCGAAGGTACATTCTTGGCATATTCGAGCATTGCCCCGAAGAAATCGTATGTCAATGGAGATGAGGTATTGTTCCAATGGTCTGAAGATGGGAAGCTGCAAGTTAGCATTCCATGGTATGAAGAATGTGGAGGAATTTCTAATCTAACTTTCGTGTACTAA